From Phycodurus eques isolate BA_2022a chromosome 1, UOR_Pequ_1.1, whole genome shotgun sequence, one genomic window encodes:
- the LOC133412577 gene encoding galactose-specific lectin nattectin-like, translating into MAFTLRSLFLLCGIGGLLTGAWSKPVSNVKENCCPKGWTQVDCRCFIYQDKGRQFADAESVCNILGGNLASVHSALEYAVVLELIRAASDSTEDAWMGLHEAIEDGAFFWTDGSEVDFTSFNSDDDAGDCIEIEFSVWFGAARKKDKLRLQRTIKTAERIVGTPLPTIEDLHTARTKTRACKILSDRLHPGHQLFQLLLSGRRYRSTQTKTSRHSNSFFPLAINFLNS; encoded by the exons ATGGCATTTACTCTTCGCTCCTTGTTCCTTCTCTGCGGGATCGGTGGACTTTTGACTGGAGCC TGGTCTAAACCAGTCAGTAATGTAAAAG AAAACTGCTGTCCTAAAGGCTGGACTCAGGTGGATTGTCGCTGTTTCATTTATCAAGATAAAGGCAGGCAGTTTGCAGATGCAGAG AGCGTCTGCAACATTCTCGGTGGGAATCTGGCCTCGGTCCACAGCGCTTTGGAATATGCCGTCGTTCTCGAACTGATTCGGGCAGCCTCTGACTCTACTGAGGATGCTTGGATGGGACTGCACGAGGCGATAGAG GACGGTGCCTTCTTCTGGACTGATGGCTCAGAGGTTGATTTCACGAGCTTCAACAGTGACGATGATGCTGGAGATTGCATTGAGATTGAATTCAGTG tttggtttggtgctgctagaaaaaaggacaaactccgactgcaacggacaatcaaaactgctgaaaggattgtcggtacccccctacccaccattgaggacttgcacactgccagaactaagacaagggcgtgcaaaatcctctcggaccgtctgcaccccggtcaccagctcttccagctccttctctcaggtcggcgctaccgatcaacgcaaactaaaactagtagacattccaacagcttcttccctcttgcgatcaacttcttaaacagctaa